The following are encoded together in the Robertmurraya sp. FSL R5-0851 genome:
- a CDS encoding GntR family transcriptional regulator: MINKNSPIPIYYQLEELIKDQIEKGDLKPGDSLPPEREYAETYQISRMTVRQAFTKLVNDGYLYRLQGKGTFVAERKVEQGLQGLTSFTEDMRARGLEPGSQLINFEVIPAPVRIAKSLAIDESSPVYEIKRIRLADQVPMALETTYISVDKVKGLTKEIVNRSLYEYIEGTLGFRIDHARQIIESSVANQIESEFLSIKEGAPIMLIQRNTYLEDETPIEVVKSSYRADRYKFMIDMKR; the protein is encoded by the coding sequence ATGATTAATAAAAACTCGCCTATTCCCATCTATTATCAGCTGGAGGAGCTGATAAAGGATCAAATTGAAAAAGGAGATTTGAAGCCTGGTGATTCCCTTCCGCCGGAGCGGGAATATGCGGAGACCTACCAAATTAGTCGAATGACCGTTCGCCAAGCATTCACAAAGCTAGTGAATGACGGGTACTTATATCGACTCCAGGGGAAGGGGACCTTTGTTGCAGAAAGAAAGGTAGAACAAGGTTTACAAGGGCTAACAAGCTTTACCGAAGATATGAGAGCCAGGGGCTTGGAACCAGGTAGTCAGCTTATCAATTTCGAAGTCATTCCAGCACCTGTTCGTATCGCAAAATCTCTAGCGATTGATGAAAGTAGTCCTGTGTACGAAATCAAACGAATCCGTCTCGCTGACCAAGTGCCAATGGCGCTTGAAACTACCTATATATCCGTAGACAAGGTAAAGGGCCTGACAAAAGAGATTGTGAATCGATCATTGTATGAGTATATCGAGGGTACGTTAGGCTTCCGAATAGATCATGCAAGACAAATCATTGAATCATCGGTGGCGAATCAAATTGAATCAGAGTTTTTAAGCATTAAAGAAGGTGCACCAATTATGCTGATTCAGAGAAACACATACCTTGAAGATGAAACGCCTATTGAAGTGGTAAAGTCCTCTTACCGTGCCGATCGCTACAAGTTTATGATCGACATGAAGAGATAG
- the nagE gene encoding N-acetylglucosamine-specific PTS transporter subunit IIBC: MMKYLQKIGRSLMLPVAVLPAAAILMGIGYWIDPSGWGAGSPVAAFLIKAGGSIIDNMAILFAVGVALGMSKDKDGSAALSGLVAYLVVTTLLSTNAVAMLQGIDPEDVNAAFGKIGNQFIGILSGLVAAFAYNRFSHVKLPDALAFFSGKRLVPIMTAVSMLVVSLVLFFAWPVIFTGLVSFGTAFSKLDFIGAGLYGFFNRLLIPTGLHHALNSVFWFDVAGINDIGNFWSGNGTKGTTGMYQAGFFPVMMFGLPAAALAMYHSAKTARKKQVASLMLAAGFASFFTGVTEPLEFAFMFVAPMLYVVHAVLTGISLAVAAFFHWTAGFGFSAGFVDFVLSSRLPLANQPYMLLVQGLLFAVIYYFLFRFLIKKFNLMTPGREEETEESGEAASTGRDKFAQMAAVIYEGLGGDVNVTSVDNCVTRLRVEVKDMGAVDQAKIKSTGIPGINIVGQNSIQVIVGTQVQFVADEVEKIRKNK, translated from the coding sequence GTGATGAAGTATTTACAAAAAATTGGTCGTTCACTTATGCTTCCTGTGGCCGTTTTACCAGCAGCAGCCATTCTGATGGGGATTGGTTATTGGATAGATCCATCTGGCTGGGGAGCAGGTAGTCCAGTCGCGGCGTTCCTGATTAAAGCAGGAGGATCCATTATTGATAATATGGCGATTCTCTTCGCGGTCGGAGTTGCCCTAGGAATGTCCAAGGATAAAGATGGATCTGCAGCCCTAAGTGGTCTCGTTGCGTATTTGGTGGTTACCACCTTACTTTCAACGAACGCTGTAGCAATGCTTCAAGGGATTGATCCAGAAGATGTAAATGCGGCATTTGGAAAAATTGGCAATCAATTTATTGGTATTTTATCAGGGTTAGTCGCAGCATTCGCATACAATCGTTTTAGTCATGTAAAGCTGCCAGATGCCCTTGCCTTTTTTAGTGGAAAACGTCTCGTACCAATTATGACGGCTGTGTCTATGTTAGTGGTATCATTAGTTCTTTTCTTTGCATGGCCAGTTATATTCACTGGATTGGTTTCATTTGGTACAGCATTCAGTAAGCTTGATTTTATCGGAGCAGGGTTGTATGGATTCTTTAACCGTTTATTAATTCCAACAGGGTTACACCACGCACTCAATTCTGTATTCTGGTTTGATGTAGCTGGCATTAACGATATCGGTAACTTCTGGTCTGGAAATGGAACAAAAGGAACAACAGGTATGTACCAAGCTGGTTTCTTCCCTGTCATGATGTTTGGTTTACCGGCAGCAGCACTTGCCATGTATCATTCAGCAAAAACGGCTCGTAAAAAGCAAGTGGCTTCCTTAATGCTTGCGGCAGGATTTGCTTCATTCTTTACGGGGGTAACAGAACCGTTAGAATTTGCCTTCATGTTCGTGGCACCCATGTTATATGTCGTTCACGCCGTGTTAACAGGAATTTCTTTAGCAGTGGCAGCCTTTTTCCACTGGACAGCTGGATTTGGCTTTAGTGCAGGTTTCGTAGACTTTGTTTTAAGTTCAAGATTGCCACTCGCTAACCAACCATATATGCTTCTTGTGCAAGGTTTATTATTTGCCGTTATTTATTATTTCTTGTTCCGTTTCCTAATTAAAAAGTTCAATTTAATGACTCCTGGTCGTGAAGAAGAAACAGAGGAATCAGGAGAAGCTGCTTCAACTGGTCGTGACAAGTTCGCACAAATGGCAGCTGTGATTTATGAAGGTTTAGGTGGAGATGTTAACGTCACGTCTGTAGACAATTGCGTCACTCGTCTCCGCGTAGAGGTAAAGGATATGGGAGCTGTTGACCAAGCGAAAATCAAATCAACTGGCATTCCAGGAATCAATATTGTTGGGCAAAACAGTATTCAGGTCATCGTCGGAACACAAGTGCAGTTTGTTGCTGATGAGGTCGAAAAAATTCGTAAGAACAAGTAA
- a CDS encoding MFS transporter translates to MEYRKLDRPLQILLLGVLLAHLGSYLVMPMLPIILTTETELTLVQIGTILATIAIAFQFGSITGGVLADRIGRRFIIGLGALITAGGVMCFGIFSDYLFLLGSAAIMGLGNGLNAPSTKAAIAAFASSSGNQTTAFSLRGIAANVGTGTSGFVIFFLLAEASRTIFFIAAAIYVGLALVSWLLLPKNCGDIPCPSLPLGAYGEAIKHRPFIIFSVVTVLIWALYAQFSLALPLRATVVLDNPKNISLIWTVNSFIVITLQGLITKRFITKMNPISALGVGVLFVSAGISMLFFSNGFVLFIVSGAIFVIGEMMILPTVDSTISQLSKPELISLFFALSNVVYGLGEAGGKTIGGRLLDVGGVNNAFPSIVFAIAGLVIFFLVMMLKRWGPLTESLTRAAKDPRRPEEAPRISAEPAQNRTHPLHRFEPEIFFRKKPTSE, encoded by the coding sequence ATGGAATACAGAAAACTTGATCGTCCGTTGCAAATTCTTCTGTTAGGAGTATTGCTTGCCCACTTAGGGTCCTATCTTGTGATGCCAATGCTTCCTATTATACTAACCACTGAAACAGAACTAACCTTGGTACAAATTGGGACAATCTTAGCAACGATAGCGATTGCTTTTCAATTTGGAAGTATTACAGGAGGAGTACTTGCGGATCGAATAGGGAGACGTTTTATCATCGGCTTGGGTGCCTTGATTACGGCAGGTGGAGTGATGTGCTTTGGCATATTTTCCGATTACCTGTTTCTTCTTGGTTCGGCAGCTATCATGGGTCTTGGAAATGGATTGAATGCTCCCTCCACGAAGGCAGCGATTGCAGCATTCGCTTCTTCAAGTGGAAACCAAACAACTGCCTTTTCTCTTCGTGGGATTGCGGCCAATGTAGGGACAGGTACCAGTGGATTTGTGATTTTTTTCCTTTTAGCTGAAGCCTCAAGAACCATCTTTTTTATCGCAGCTGCTATTTATGTAGGGCTGGCTTTAGTGAGTTGGCTCTTACTTCCGAAAAATTGTGGTGACATTCCATGTCCATCACTGCCATTAGGAGCATATGGAGAAGCGATAAAGCATCGGCCATTTATCATTTTTAGTGTGGTGACCGTTCTGATATGGGCACTTTATGCACAGTTCTCACTTGCACTGCCACTACGGGCAACGGTGGTACTAGATAATCCGAAAAATATCTCTTTAATTTGGACGGTCAACAGTTTTATCGTTATCACCCTGCAAGGCTTGATCACCAAGCGGTTTATTACAAAAATGAATCCGATCTCGGCATTAGGAGTGGGCGTACTATTTGTTTCGGCAGGGATATCCATGTTATTTTTCTCAAATGGGTTTGTCCTATTTATTGTTAGTGGAGCCATCTTTGTGATTGGGGAAATGATGATTTTGCCCACGGTAGACAGTACGATTTCTCAACTTTCCAAACCAGAGCTCATCAGTTTATTTTTTGCGTTATCAAATGTGGTGTATGGATTGGGGGAAGCAGGAGGAAAAACAATAGGTGGGCGCCTGTTGGATGTAGGTGGTGTAAACAATGCCTTTCCTTCGATCGTCTTTGCGATTGCCGGACTTGTTATCTTTTTTCTAGTGATGATGTTAAAAAGGTGGGGACCGTTAACCGAGTCTTTAACAAGGGCAGCAAAGGATCCGAGAAGGCCGGAGGAGGCTCCTAGGATTTCAGCAGAACCAGCGCAGAATCGAACCCATCCGCTACACCGCTTTGAACCTGAAATCTTTTTCCGAAAAAAACCTACATCGGAATAA
- a CDS encoding MFS transporter, whose protein sequence is MSAEQRKKLIVLMINMFIAIGSFGIIIPILPAYLQSIGQGGTAAGLMIAIFAGAQLIFSPIAGKWTDQYGRRKMIIYGLVGLTASMFIFYAVDTIWWLYFSRVIGGIGAALLVPAIFAYVADITTMEQRAKGNSLISAAMSLGIVIGPGIGGFLTDYGLKVPFLISAIVSLVAVIFSIIVLKESQQEQAEGVHYDDESMVKKLVRSVKMPYFIPLVITLVMSFGLMAYESVLGLFVDNEFGATPQEIALMITATGIISTIVQLFVVDRLVVNLGEEKVLNIFLGVATVGFLLSIFASSYVLFFGITLIIFLATSILRPVLNTLISKLAGHEQGFAMGMNNAYMSIGNILGPTLAGLLYDVNIIYPFVLGLILLLFTLMTTMIWVKRSPKQPKLGTPEKV, encoded by the coding sequence GTGAGCGCAGAACAAAGGAAAAAATTAATTGTCCTTATGATTAATATGTTTATAGCCATTGGGAGCTTCGGTATTATAATCCCGATTTTACCTGCATATTTGCAATCGATTGGACAGGGAGGAACAGCAGCCGGTCTAATGATAGCGATTTTTGCTGGAGCACAGCTTATTTTCTCACCGATTGCCGGAAAATGGACGGATCAATACGGTCGAAGAAAAATGATTATTTATGGACTAGTAGGATTAACGGCATCAATGTTTATTTTTTATGCTGTTGACACCATTTGGTGGTTATATTTTTCACGGGTAATTGGTGGAATTGGGGCAGCCCTCCTTGTACCTGCTATATTTGCTTATGTGGCAGACATTACAACGATGGAGCAGCGTGCCAAAGGAAACAGTTTGATCTCAGCTGCTATGTCACTTGGAATTGTAATTGGACCGGGGATCGGTGGCTTTTTAACAGATTACGGATTAAAAGTACCGTTCCTAATCTCAGCGATTGTTTCGCTAGTAGCAGTTATATTTTCAATCATTGTTTTAAAAGAAAGCCAACAGGAACAAGCAGAAGGAGTTCATTATGATGATGAGTCGATGGTGAAGAAGCTTGTTCGATCAGTGAAAATGCCTTATTTTATTCCTTTAGTGATTACCCTTGTAATGAGCTTTGGGTTAATGGCTTATGAATCCGTACTAGGATTGTTTGTTGATAATGAGTTCGGTGCTACTCCTCAAGAAATTGCCTTGATGATAACAGCGACAGGAATCATCAGTACCATTGTTCAATTGTTTGTGGTTGATCGATTAGTGGTAAACCTTGGGGAAGAGAAAGTCCTAAATATCTTTTTAGGAGTTGCTACAGTAGGATTTCTGTTATCCATCTTTGCTTCAAGTTATGTGCTGTTCTTTGGTATTACTTTAATCATTTTCTTAGCAACATCTATTCTACGCCCTGTGTTAAACACCCTTATTTCAAAGCTTGCTGGACATGAACAAGGTTTTGCCATGGGGATGAACAATGCGTATATGAGTATCGGGAATATTCTTGGGCCAACGCTTGCTGGGCTACTTTATGATGTGAATATCATTTATCCATTTGTATTAGGGTTAATATTATTATTGTTCACATTGATGACCACAATGATTTGGGTGAAACGCTCACCGAAACAACCGAAACTGGGTACACCTGAAAAGGTTTAA
- a CDS encoding 2-hydroxyacid dehydrogenase: MKPTVYITRKVPDEIIQRIEEHCVIRMWEKEDMAVPRDELEKEIQEVDGLFCLLTDSIDHSLLEKAKRLKVISNMAVGYNNIDIEAAKLKGITVTNTPGVLTETTADLTFALLMATARRLIESSRYLSNGEWQTWSPMQLTGQDVYGATIGIIGMGRIGAALVKRAQGFDMKILYHNRSRKLDLEKNFSMTYVELDQLLKESDYVCIMTPYTPDTKNLIGAKELALMKSNAILINTARGGIVNEDALYSALQSGQIWAAGLDVFEEEPVALNHPLLTLPNVVTLPHIGSASIKTRLQMAHLATDNLLLALNNQTPKHVVV, translated from the coding sequence TTGAAGCCGACGGTTTATATTACAAGGAAAGTCCCTGATGAGATCATTCAAAGGATAGAAGAGCATTGCGTGATTCGAATGTGGGAGAAAGAAGATATGGCTGTACCAAGAGATGAGTTAGAAAAAGAAATACAGGAAGTAGATGGTCTATTTTGCTTGTTAACCGACAGTATTGATCACTCTCTATTGGAAAAGGCGAAAAGATTAAAGGTAATCAGTAATATGGCGGTAGGCTATAACAATATAGATATTGAAGCAGCAAAGTTAAAAGGAATTACAGTTACTAATACACCTGGAGTATTAACAGAAACAACCGCTGATTTAACATTTGCATTATTAATGGCAACCGCACGTAGATTAATAGAGTCCTCGAGGTATTTGAGTAATGGGGAGTGGCAAACATGGTCTCCTATGCAATTGACTGGTCAAGATGTGTACGGGGCAACAATAGGTATTATTGGCATGGGGAGAATTGGAGCGGCTTTGGTAAAAAGAGCACAAGGCTTTGACATGAAAATCCTCTATCATAATCGGTCTCGAAAGTTGGACTTAGAAAAAAATTTCTCCATGACGTATGTTGAATTGGATCAGTTATTAAAGGAATCTGATTATGTATGTATCATGACTCCTTATACTCCAGATACAAAGAATTTAATTGGAGCAAAAGAATTAGCTTTAATGAAAAGCAATGCCATTTTAATCAATACTGCACGCGGTGGAATTGTAAATGAGGATGCCTTGTATAGTGCTTTACAGTCAGGTCAGATTTGGGCTGCTGGATTGGATGTATTTGAGGAAGAACCCGTTGCGCTGAATCATCCGTTATTAACATTGCCAAATGTAGTGACTCTTCCTCATATAGGGAGCGCGAGCATCAAAACACGACTTCAAATGGCCCATCTAGCAACAGATAATTTATTATTAGCATTAAATAATCAAACACCGAAGCATGTAGTTGTATAA
- a CDS encoding SIS domain-containing protein: MMKEYFQKLRDLLDEVENEEQGKMREAAHEIVRCIQNGGIIHVFGSGHSHMLAEELFYRAGGLAPISPILIEDLMLHRGAVESSNLEKKSGLAKEHLSSSNILAGDIVIVASTSGRNPVPIEVAEIARERGAYVIAITSPRYAETQASRHESGKYLFEMAHLIIDNHIEIGDTLLQHPKSASGFSSGSSIIGMTIVNAIMAETIQLMLEEGKEPPVFLSNNANNAGSHNQQLVDRYKERIPMLVTNLYK; encoded by the coding sequence ATGATGAAAGAGTATTTTCAAAAATTGAGAGACTTACTCGATGAGGTCGAAAATGAGGAACAGGGGAAAATGAGGGAAGCGGCTCATGAGATTGTTCGTTGTATACAAAATGGTGGCATCATTCATGTGTTCGGTTCTGGACACTCCCATATGCTCGCAGAAGAGCTCTTTTACCGTGCTGGTGGACTCGCACCGATCAGTCCGATTCTCATAGAGGATTTGATGTTGCATAGAGGAGCGGTTGAATCATCCAACCTTGAAAAAAAGAGTGGTCTAGCAAAAGAACATCTATCTTCTAGCAATATTCTAGCAGGTGATATCGTCATTGTGGCTTCTACTTCTGGAAGAAATCCCGTTCCGATTGAAGTGGCTGAAATTGCCAGAGAGAGGGGCGCGTATGTCATTGCAATTACTTCCCCTCGTTATGCGGAAACACAAGCTTCTAGGCATGAAAGTGGAAAGTACTTGTTTGAGATGGCTCATTTGATTATTGATAATCACATAGAGATTGGAGACACCCTTTTGCAGCATCCTAAGAGTGCAAGTGGGTTTAGCTCCGGTTCTTCTATTATCGGTATGACGATCGTGAATGCGATCATGGCTGAAACCATTCAGCTGATGCTTGAAGAGGGGAAAGAACCACCCGTGTTTTTGAGCAATAATGCCAACAATGCGGGTTCCCATAATCAACAATTAGTTGATCGCTACAAAGAAAGAATCCCTATGTTAGTAACAAACTTATATAAATAA
- the nagB gene encoding glucosamine-6-phosphate deaminase, whose product MKLIDVKNYEHMCELAASYISKKVQGNPNIRLGLATGGTPLGTYEKLIEDYKHGNTSYKQVVSFNLDEYIGLTGQNPNSYRFYMNDHFFNHIDIDLENTFVPNGTAVDLEQECQNYDQQILAKGGIDLQLLGIGSNGHIGFNEPGASFGSHTHVVELAESTREANSIYFEKMEDVPKKAVTMGIASIMKSKEILLLVSGEHKHDALAKLLTGDLTEEFPASILKQHPSVTIMADEAAIGNLKKKEVTYD is encoded by the coding sequence ATGAAACTAATTGATGTAAAAAACTATGAGCATATGTGTGAACTAGCTGCAAGCTATATCAGTAAAAAGGTTCAAGGTAATCCAAACATTAGGCTTGGATTAGCAACAGGGGGAACACCTCTAGGGACGTATGAAAAGCTGATTGAGGATTATAAGCATGGAAATACATCTTACAAACAAGTTGTCAGCTTTAACTTGGACGAATATATTGGGTTAACAGGACAGAATCCAAATAGCTACCGTTTTTATATGAATGATCATTTTTTTAACCATATTGATATTGATCTGGAAAATACCTTTGTGCCAAACGGAACGGCGGTAGATCTTGAGCAAGAGTGTCAAAACTACGACCAGCAAATTCTAGCAAAAGGCGGAATCGACCTTCAGTTATTAGGAATCGGATCAAACGGTCATATTGGTTTTAATGAGCCGGGTGCTTCTTTTGGGTCGCATACGCATGTGGTGGAGTTAGCCGAGTCAACGAGAGAAGCAAACTCCATTTATTTTGAAAAAATGGAGGACGTCCCGAAAAAGGCTGTCACCATGGGAATTGCTTCAATCATGAAGAGCAAGGAAATTCTTTTACTAGTGTCAGGTGAGCATAAGCATGATGCGTTAGCCAAGCTATTAACGGGAGATTTGACCGAGGAGTTTCCAGCTTCCATTTTAAAGCAACATCCTTCTGTCACTATTATGGCGGATGAAGCTGCCATTGGGAATTTAAAGAAAAAGGAAGTTACGTATGATTAA
- a CDS encoding sugar efflux transporter, whose protein sequence is MKKNVITATKEKVLFIWRIPSLKVLFLINTILGFSTSFFIPYSSLFGIDEVGMSNAAFGIFMTVLALGGVTISSSLAKLSDTKLSRRYLLILTTFAGVIGYILFAYLRNYFALSVTAFFLLGASAAAVPQLWAYARDALKEAAIPAEDTPFIMNIFRMFFALAWTVGPALGAWLLILVDFKGLFLFVAAGYLLAFLTVVFLLKEVSKQKIVNQEALSVKKSIIKPHIFANLAAALLLSTATSIHMLNVPQFVTKVLHGTEMDVGLIFSVPPIFEVPMMIGLGLLATRMDVALLVKIGFVTAFTYFLLFNFVTEPWQIYPLQILSAAQVSITSGIAISYFQDFMPEAPGTATTLYMNTTQIGSTVGYLLFGLISEFINYDHMIAVYTLSAGLACVFIVLYGKERRIQTTAQTNAPGL, encoded by the coding sequence ATGAAAAAAAATGTGATTACGGCAACAAAGGAAAAGGTTTTATTTATTTGGAGAATTCCATCCTTAAAAGTCCTATTCTTAATTAACACCATCCTTGGTTTTTCAACCTCCTTCTTTATTCCTTACTCATCTCTTTTCGGAATTGATGAAGTCGGAATGAGTAACGCAGCATTTGGTATTTTTATGACCGTGCTGGCGTTAGGTGGGGTAACCATCAGCAGTTCATTGGCAAAGTTATCAGATACAAAGCTTAGTCGGAGATACTTGCTGATCCTCACAACCTTCGCTGGAGTGATTGGGTATATATTATTTGCTTACTTACGAAATTATTTTGCTTTGTCTGTAACCGCCTTCTTTCTATTAGGGGCATCAGCAGCTGCTGTTCCTCAATTATGGGCATATGCAAGAGATGCTTTAAAAGAGGCTGCTATCCCAGCGGAGGATACTCCGTTTATTATGAATATCTTTCGAATGTTTTTTGCCTTGGCTTGGACAGTGGGACCTGCTCTCGGGGCATGGCTCTTAATATTGGTTGACTTCAAAGGGTTGTTTTTATTCGTAGCTGCTGGGTACTTGCTTGCTTTTCTAACAGTTGTGTTTTTATTAAAGGAAGTATCAAAACAGAAAATTGTGAACCAAGAGGCATTGTCGGTAAAAAAATCGATCATCAAACCGCATATTTTTGCCAATCTAGCTGCGGCACTATTGCTTTCGACCGCTACTTCTATTCATATGTTAAATGTACCTCAATTTGTTACGAAGGTACTTCATGGAACGGAAATGGATGTTGGTTTGATTTTTAGTGTGCCACCGATTTTTGAGGTTCCAATGATGATTGGGCTTGGTTTACTAGCTACAAGGATGGATGTTGCACTGCTTGTGAAAATTGGATTTGTTACTGCCTTTACGTATTTTCTCTTATTTAATTTTGTTACCGAGCCTTGGCAAATCTATCCCTTGCAAATCTTAAGTGCCGCACAGGTTTCCATTACGTCTGGGATTGCTATTTCGTATTTTCAGGATTTTATGCCAGAAGCACCGGGTACGGCAACGACTCTTTACATGAACACGACACAGATTGGATCTACGGTAGGGTATTTGTTGTTCGGTCTTATTTCAGAGTTCATCAATTATGACCATATGATTGCGGTCTATACTCTTTCTGCAGGCTTGGCATGTGTATTTATCGTTCTTTATGGAAAAGAAAGAAGAATTCAAACTACAGCACAAACAAATGCACCAGGTTTATAA
- a CDS encoding UTRA domain-containing protein: MIKYQQISDEMRKRLLDEYYPTDQPIPDEISLAKQFGCSRMTMKRALDILVMEGYLYRKRGHGTFIVKSAIQKNKVNVVGNDTLGLSHLLKGKGQEIKSKVLQFEVKFPTQEIASHLSIDLDTPIYDIIRLRIVENEPYVIEQTYMPTTIIPGINEKILHSSIYNYITTTLELTIAGTHKKIRACKPNQMDQTHLDCREDDPILEVEQVVYLNNGMPFEYSFSRHRYDKFEFTTVNIRR; encoded by the coding sequence ATGATTAAATATCAACAAATATCAGATGAAATGAGAAAAAGACTGTTAGATGAATATTATCCAACCGATCAGCCGATTCCTGATGAGATATCGTTAGCTAAACAGTTCGGTTGCAGCCGGATGACGATGAAACGAGCGTTAGATATTTTAGTAATGGAAGGGTATTTATATAGAAAGCGTGGTCACGGGACATTTATCGTTAAGTCAGCTATTCAAAAAAATAAAGTGAATGTTGTTGGAAATGACACGCTAGGATTGTCGCATTTGTTAAAAGGAAAAGGGCAAGAGATTAAAAGTAAGGTATTACAATTTGAGGTGAAGTTTCCGACACAAGAAATCGCGTCTCACCTTTCCATTGATTTAGATACACCCATATATGATATTATCCGTCTTAGGATTGTGGAAAATGAACCGTACGTTATTGAGCAAACCTATATGCCAACCACTATCATCCCAGGAATCAATGAAAAAATATTACATTCATCCATATATAACTACATCACAACCACGTTAGAGCTAACCATTGCAGGTACTCATAAAAAAATAAGAGCTTGTAAACCGAATCAAATGGATCAAACTCATCTTGATTGTCGAGAAGATGATCCCATCTTAGAAGTAGAGCAGGTCGTTTATTTAAATAACGGAATGCCGTTTGAGTACTCGTTTTCAAGACATCGTTATGACAAGTTTGAATTTACAACCGTTAATATTAGACGATAG
- a CDS encoding ArsR/SmtB family transcription factor translates to MAKEDVCEVTCFDEEKVTKVKNELSMQNTMEVSKLFKALADDTRVKIAYSLSVEEELCVCDVANIVGCTVATASHHLRLLRNLGLATYRKEGKLVYYSLDDEHVKQLVNIAFTHQKEVALRG, encoded by the coding sequence ATGGCGAAAGAGGATGTATGTGAGGTCACCTGTTTTGATGAGGAGAAGGTTACAAAAGTAAAAAATGAGCTTAGTATGCAAAACACGATGGAGGTCTCGAAGCTTTTTAAAGCATTAGCGGATGACACGCGTGTAAAAATTGCTTATTCGCTAAGTGTAGAAGAGGAGCTTTGCGTATGCGATGTGGCTAATATTGTTGGTTGCACCGTAGCTACTGCTTCGCATCATCTCCGTCTCCTTCGAAACCTGGGTCTTGCCACCTACCGAAAAGAAGGAAAGCTGGTTTACTATTCCTTAGACGATGAGCATGTCAAACAACTCGTTAACATTGCCTTTACTCATCAAAAGGAGGTGGCATTACGTGGATAA